A stretch of DNA from Oxyura jamaicensis isolate SHBP4307 breed ruddy duck chromosome 1 unlocalized genomic scaffold, BPBGC_Ojam_1.0 oxy1_random_OJ106551, whole genome shotgun sequence:
CCCCGCAAATAATTGCAAAGCTGTAAGAACCTTAAGTCAGAAGATGTAGTATTGATACAATCTAACGTCAGTCTAAGGACAGGACTGCTTCTCCATGCATCCCAATCAACTCAACTGTTCCACAGAAAAGCTTAACTTTACTAttccccattttctttaaatctggGGAGACCTACCACTTATTTCTCTCACTTAAGCAGAGTGCTCTCTGTGATGTACTTGACTGCTTTGGAAAGGGCAGCAATATCAGAAAAGGTTGGAACTCCTACTGTGTCTGCAACTAGATACTGAAGGTAGAATTGGCCTGCCTCTCATTATTGTGCAGCTGCCATGCTATTCCTGCCTCACTGTACTGTAACTCTGATTAGTGAGAAAAAACAGCTCCTGAGCAAAGGTAAGAGTTAACAGGGTTCTGTTCATCTGCTGACAAGCTTGCTTGAGAGAAAAGCAAGCTTACTTTCACCTGAAATTTGCTCATGAGGTTCTGTTCTTTCAACTGGCTCTGTCCCTTAACACCTGCATCTTGCCATATGAGGCTCCTGGTAATTTTCATTTGCAGCCTCCCACCCACACAGAGCTAATCCCATTGAAAGTTTCAGCTCCGAAAGTGATGCTGACTAGCTCAGCTAGGCCACCCTTCCCACTCAGCTGTGCCATTGCAAATAGTCTAATCAGATGAGTTGAGCTTGTCCCCTGAGCAAATAACACAGCGTTAACGAAATACGCGTTAGACTAGTACAGGGACACCTTCACTTCCTGGGCTTCAAATACTTCCTTTGTCTTCTTGCTACAGACTTCAGCAAATACCCCCAGAATACAGGCAGTGACAAGAGAAAGAGATCTGAGCCTGCAAGGGATGGCTAGGACATGCCCTTTACATCAAAACGCGTAACGGGTGCTTGAATATTCATGGAATGAATTCCCACTTACCAGCATGGGAGTTACTTAGAAAGTGTCAGCCTAACTCAGACAAGACAGCCTTTATAAATTAGTACAACACTATTAGAAATTATGGCAATCTTTTTGGTAGCATTGTCTTACATGCACCCTGATAACCCTCTCCCTAGGAAATTTTAAAACTGGTCCTGTAATTTCCATAGAGTTAATTCTGATGGGaaattataaaatagaaatctgGTAGATTCACGTTTAAAAAGGAAGAGGCTTGGTGAGGCTGGGCACAATGGGTCACTCCTGTTAGCTCTGTCCATTATGTCTGCTGAAGGCATTTCCTCCAGGTGTCTGGATCTGGATGGTGTCCAGGAGGGGCCTTAAAGCTTGTCCAAAAGGTCTgagaaggcaaagaaataaacatatcAAATATCTTGCTTGAACAATTTTTCCCATTTACTACTGAAATGGGCTTACTTCCTAGACTGGAATCAAATCACCATAAACAGAAGTAAAGTTGATGAACAGACTTTCACTTTTCACTACAAGCAAACTAGATTTAACTTATCATACAGAATTTACTGTTCAATAGCTAAGGATcttaaatctgattttatatataaaggTGATTCCGAGTCCTAACACACCCATGCTGCTAATGTGGTATTAGCGTGTCTGAAACTGGCTTTCAGTAATTCATTCTACTTAAGCATGCGAATGAAATCCCTGTTATGCAACTGCAGTTCTTCATTAAGCACCACATCAGTGTTAAAGACTAGAAGAATAGCCCCTAGTCCCCTTGTAAGACAGTGATTCAACACACAGAGAATAATGTCTGTTGCAATCCTGTAGCACCAAGTTTGTCTTTTGGTGTGACTCACTCTGTTACAGACTGACTGAGAGATCTGAGGAAATAAGAGCCCACAGCAGCAGATGTGTCTCTCAAATGATGTGGTATGCCACTGCCACAAGAAGTAAGACCTAAACAATGGAGTTAAATCACCCTGCTGGGATCCTCAGTAGTTCAGAGTACAACAGAAGAGGTCGAGCTGACCTACCttaatttcctctctttcatattttttccattcagttcTAGCTTTAAAGCTGCACcaataactttaaaattacaTCTCCCTTGCCTCTTCACAAGCAAAACTGACATCTCCACTGGTGCTTAGAGTATTAGACGTGACCTTTGAGATATACTGGTTTCTCaagacaaaaaaagacaaaaccaaaaagctacCAAACAAAATACACACTTGCATCACTTCCAGAAAGTCCCTTTACGTGTCTGGTCACAAAAGAGAGGCCCTCACAAAGTAGCTAACTTAAGATAAAGACAGAAGAACAACTTTCTTTCACACCTTCTCAGTAATGCCAGTGCCAGTTAGCATCTGTCGTACGGTGTTGTAAGCgttaaagaaagcaaacagcatcCTTTCCCTAATCTCATGCTGGTTCTCACAAAGCCAGCAGAAACTGGTACTGCTGCCTCTGTCAGATATTTAAGCGTTAGCATGAAGCAATACGCtacagagagaagcagaatgCATACTCACGTGGCAAGAACTTCAGATGGAAGGTCGGTGATGTAGgaagggatttttcttcctgtcaggAACTGTGCCACTTCATTACTGAAGGTGTTGCAGTTATGTTCAAAGATGTTGTAAGACTCACTTCTGTGCCACAGGAAAGGAATTGAAACACGAAAGGAGAGACTCAGCAATAAATCTAACAAGAAAAACTTAGACCACTAATGAGGAACATCTCCTTACATCAGCACTTTTCTCCCCTTCCAACAAAGGCTGCTAAGTCAAGTACATAAAACACAGACACCAATTCACCTTCAAATTCAATTGAATCAGGGTGGAAAACGACATCTCTCTGCATCACTGACTCTATACAATGTTTTTGAAGGGTAAGTGAGGTCAGGTTTCTTCGAGTAAAACCACAgaaggaataaggaaaaaaaagtcacaggaaTTATTGACATTGAAATGTAGCCAGAACACTAAATGCTACCATTTCCTATCCTCTTGAGAAGCTGACAAGACTCTTTAACAACCAAGACCTTGCTTTTACTTATCTGAAAGTTGGCAGCTTTACTACAACGCTTCACCCATGACTCATGGGGCAAAGCActatttactgaaatatttcatacagTGCCTTCGTTTTCCCTGGTGATcttcttaaaagcattttaggcgttattccattttgaaaacaacaacaaaaaaacacaaaaatacaacaacaaaacaaacgCGAAAGACTTCCTGGTAGAATGTCCTCCCAGCCTAGCTCAGGGCTGGCACACGAGGGGGTTGCCTAGCTGTACGTATCAGTTCCAGTCTCGTGTCTGGAGAGTACTAATACACTAGGCAGACAAAGTGTTGTGAATGGGATGGGTTTCATAAGacctttctccctctttccctaaaagccttttttttttttggcacgCAGATTTTATAGCAAAAGCTCCTACTTACCGGAACATAGATTCCCCCAAAGACGACAGATATTCCAGAAAAATTTCTTCTGTGACTTCAGTGTTCCCCAGGTCAACAACCAAGTCTGGGGGGCCAAGCAGCGTTCCTCCCTGGAACGATTAACACCCAGAAGACAATGTTAAAATTAACAGACTGAATTATCTGTTGAATTATCGCTGAATCGAGCTATGGTTTCTCTAGGCACAG
This window harbors:
- the LOC118156927 gene encoding desumoylating isopeptidase 1; amino-acid sequence: MEEPPALHPVQLYVYDLSKGMARRLSPLMLGKQLEGIWHTSIIVHKDEFFFDSGGISSCAPGGTLLGPPDLVVDLGNTEVTEEIFLEYLSSLGESMFRSESYNIFEHNCNTFSNEVAQFLTGRKIPSYITDLPSEVLATPFGQALRPLLDTIQIQTPGGNAFSRHNGQS